A portion of the Bdellovibrio bacteriovorus genome contains these proteins:
- a CDS encoding methylated-DNA--[protein]-cysteine S-methyltransferase, translated as MGDLEFKLYKVPSQFGDWLAVFEGKDLIYLGNYSLGKKKLEEDVGEFFHEHYHFHLGSFTPVKWNKGNFWTGKHDIKLQGTEFQVRVWLELLKIPMGKSWTYTEVAKKMRRPSAVRAIASAIAKNPVCYWIPCHRVVGKGASKLKYKWGPDTKEVLLRAEGALK; from the coding sequence ATGGGTGATTTAGAATTCAAACTTTATAAAGTTCCTTCACAGTTTGGCGACTGGCTGGCTGTTTTTGAAGGCAAAGACTTGATCTATTTAGGCAACTACAGCCTGGGCAAAAAAAAGCTTGAAGAAGATGTGGGTGAATTCTTTCACGAACACTATCATTTCCATCTGGGCTCTTTTACACCCGTAAAATGGAACAAAGGAAATTTTTGGACTGGCAAACATGATATCAAACTGCAAGGTACTGAGTTTCAAGTACGCGTGTGGTTAGAACTTTTGAAAATCCCTATGGGAAAATCCTGGACTTACACGGAGGTCGCAAAAAAAATGCGTCGCCCTTCGGCGGTTCGCGCGATTGCTTCTGCGATTGCCAAAAACCCAGTATGTTATTGGATTCCTTGCCACCGCGTGGTGGGCAAAGGGGCGAGCAAATTAAAATACAAATGGGGACCGGATACGAAAGAAGTTCTTTTGCGTGCCGAAGGCGCGTTGAAGTAA